Proteins encoded by one window of Bradyrhizobium sp. B097:
- a CDS encoding DUF4112 domain-containing protein, whose product MAMPDDDIFSPHATRSRPPFGGAQARGKVIDQDGRELGDGPLHPQFQGFQGAFQEGFRFDLRNSTANPFGNLTREERLARLEMIAKLLDVAFVVPGTNVRYGIDGLIGLIPVIGDLITTAISLWLVREARLLGAPWHITARMLANVAVDGVVGMVPVAGDAFDVMFRANIRNVRMLRRWLDKQPRL is encoded by the coding sequence ATGGCCATGCCCGACGACGACATTTTCTCCCCCCACGCCACGCGATCGCGACCGCCCTTCGGCGGGGCGCAGGCGCGCGGCAAGGTCATCGATCAGGACGGGCGCGAGCTCGGCGATGGCCCGCTGCATCCGCAGTTCCAAGGTTTTCAGGGAGCCTTTCAGGAAGGCTTCCGCTTCGACTTGCGCAACTCCACCGCCAACCCGTTCGGCAATCTGACGCGCGAGGAACGGCTCGCGCGGCTGGAGATGATCGCAAAGCTGCTCGACGTCGCCTTCGTCGTGCCGGGCACCAATGTCCGCTACGGCATCGACGGGCTGATCGGCCTGATCCCGGTGATCGGCGATCTCATCACCACCGCGATCTCGCTGTGGCTGGTGCGAGAAGCCCGCTTGCTGGGTGCGCCCTGGCACATCACCGCGCGGATGCTTGCCAATGTCGCCGTCGACGGCGTGGTCGGCATGGTGCCGGTGGCGGGCGATGCCTTCGACGTCATGTTCCGCGCCAATATCCGCAATGTGCGGATGCTGCGGCGCTGGCTCGACAAGCAGCCCAGACTCTAG
- a CDS encoding inorganic phosphate transporter translates to MSDVALPGSIEPARSGGPDLEKGFHPLTGIIYLGVIGAALLFVAYSIYADVGATGAGKTSYLAFLLLFVALLISLGFEFVNGFHDTANAVATVIYTRSMPAHIAVVWSGLFNLIGVLLSSGAVAFGIVSLLPVELILQVGSSAGFAMVFALLIAAIIWNVGTWYFGLPASSSHTLIGSIMGVGIANALMHGREGTSGVDWSQAVNTGKALLLSPLFGFALAAILLYGLKTALLRATPALFGEPKGDQPPPWWIRGILILTCTMVSFFHGSNDGQKGMGLIMLILIGVVPTAYALNRAMPASQIDAFTANSAAASKVIEDKGADRKVTGNPRPAVTNYIALRQLTDATYPSLAVLVSEIRDQVIQYGSLAKFPAETVGNTRNDMYLVSEALRSLMKSSDSGLNDADVATLNRYKGSLDAATKFIPSWVKIAVAIALGLGTMVGWKRIVVTVGEKIGKTHLTYAQGACAEITAAATIAAADGYGLPVSTTHVLSSGIAGTMTANGSGLQWSTIRNIAMAWVLTLPVAMLISGILYFVFAHLF, encoded by the coding sequence ATGAGCGATGTAGCGTTACCTGGTTCGATCGAGCCTGCGCGTAGCGGCGGGCCCGATCTCGAGAAAGGCTTTCATCCTCTCACCGGCATCATCTATCTCGGCGTGATCGGCGCCGCGCTGCTGTTCGTGGCCTACAGCATCTACGCGGATGTCGGCGCGACGGGAGCGGGCAAGACTTCCTATCTCGCGTTCCTGCTGCTGTTCGTCGCGCTGCTGATCTCGCTCGGCTTCGAATTCGTCAACGGCTTTCACGACACGGCGAACGCCGTCGCGACCGTGATCTACACGCGTTCGATGCCGGCTCACATTGCCGTCGTCTGGTCGGGGCTCTTCAATCTGATCGGTGTCCTGCTCTCCAGCGGCGCCGTTGCCTTCGGCATCGTCTCGCTGTTGCCGGTCGAATTGATCCTTCAGGTCGGCAGCAGCGCCGGCTTCGCGATGGTGTTCGCGCTGCTGATCGCCGCCATCATCTGGAACGTGGGCACCTGGTACTTTGGATTGCCCGCCTCGAGCTCGCACACCCTGATCGGATCGATCATGGGCGTCGGTATCGCGAATGCCCTGATGCACGGAAGGGAAGGGACGTCCGGTGTGGATTGGTCGCAGGCCGTCAACACCGGCAAGGCGCTGCTGCTGTCGCCGCTGTTCGGATTTGCGCTCGCTGCCATCCTGCTCTATGGGCTGAAAACCGCGCTGTTGCGCGCAACACCGGCGCTGTTCGGCGAGCCGAAAGGCGATCAGCCGCCGCCGTGGTGGATCCGCGGCATCCTGATCCTGACCTGCACAATGGTCAGCTTCTTTCACGGGTCGAACGACGGTCAAAAAGGCATGGGTCTCATCATGCTTATCTTGATCGGCGTGGTCCCGACCGCTTACGCACTCAACCGCGCGATGCCTGCTAGCCAGATCGATGCATTCACCGCGAATTCGGCGGCGGCGAGCAAGGTGATCGAGGATAAGGGGGCCGATCGCAAGGTGACGGGCAATCCGCGTCCGGCGGTGACGAACTACATCGCGCTTCGACAACTCACTGACGCTACCTATCCGTCACTCGCCGTTCTCGTCAGCGAAATCCGCGACCAGGTCATTCAGTACGGTTCGCTGGCGAAATTCCCGGCCGAGACCGTCGGCAACACGCGTAACGACATGTATCTGGTATCGGAGGCGCTGCGCTCGCTCATGAAGAGCAGCGACAGTGGGCTGAACGATGCTGATGTCGCGACGCTCAATCGCTACAAGGGCTCGCTGGATGCCGCGACCAAATTCATTCCGTCCTGGGTGAAGATTGCGGTCGCCATCGCGCTCGGCCTCGGTACGATGGTTGGCTGGAAGCGGATCGTCGTGACGGTGGGTGAAAAGATCGGCAAGACCCATCTGACCTACGCGCAGGGTGCCTGCGCCGAGATCACGGCGGCGGCGACCATCGCCGCGGCGGACGGATACGGCCTGCCGGTGTCGACGACGCATGTGCTGTCGTCCGGCATCGCAGGCACCATGACCGCAAACGGGTCCGGCCTGCAATGGTCGACCATCCGCAACATCGCCATGGCCTGGGTTCTGACCCTGCCGGTGGCGATGCTGATCTCGGGCATTCTCTACTTCGTGTTCGCGCATTTGTTCTAG
- a CDS encoding LLM class flavin-dependent oxidoreductase yields the protein MKFGIFYELQLPRPWNDGDELRLYQNALTQLETADRLAYDYAWVVEHHFLEEYSHSPAPESFLAAASQRTKNIRLGHGIFQLTTNHPARVAERVAVLDLLSNGRCEFGMGESASITELTPFGRDMETKREVFEEAVSAIFPMFTKVGTEHHGKYFDIPLRNVVPKPVQKPHPPLWMACSQLPTIERAGQNGFGALGFQFVSAEAAHAWVHAYYNAITKRLNKLADYEINPNMALVSFFMCAETDEEARKRADGATFFQFALRYYGQAQNRQRPAPGTVNMWDEYNKWKRENPEAQEAALRGGLIGSPETLRKKLRRFRASHIDQVILLNQAGKNTHEHICESLELFGKEVMPEFQRDPEHDAWKKGVLDGSIQLEEIDTQAFSDRYGKLAVNVGSKAAAAG from the coding sequence ATGAAATTCGGCATCTTTTACGAGCTGCAACTGCCGCGCCCCTGGAACGACGGCGACGAGCTCCGGCTCTACCAGAACGCGCTGACACAATTGGAGACCGCCGACCGGCTCGCTTACGACTACGCCTGGGTCGTCGAGCATCACTTCCTCGAGGAATATTCGCACTCGCCGGCGCCGGAATCCTTCCTGGCCGCCGCGAGCCAGCGCACCAAGAACATCCGGCTCGGCCACGGCATCTTCCAGCTCACCACCAATCATCCCGCGCGCGTCGCCGAGCGGGTTGCGGTGCTCGATCTGCTCAGTAACGGCCGCTGCGAGTTCGGTATGGGCGAGAGCGCCTCGATCACCGAGCTGACGCCGTTCGGCCGCGACATGGAGACCAAGCGCGAGGTGTTCGAGGAGGCGGTGAGTGCGATCTTCCCGATGTTCACCAAGGTCGGCACCGAACATCACGGCAAGTATTTCGATATCCCGCTGCGCAATGTCGTGCCGAAGCCGGTGCAGAAGCCGCATCCGCCGCTCTGGATGGCGTGCTCGCAATTGCCGACGATCGAACGCGCCGGACAGAACGGGTTCGGCGCGCTCGGCTTCCAGTTCGTCAGCGCCGAGGCGGCGCATGCCTGGGTGCACGCCTATTACAACGCGATCACCAAGCGGCTGAACAAGCTCGCCGACTACGAGATCAATCCCAACATGGCGCTGGTCTCGTTCTTCATGTGCGCCGAGACCGATGAAGAGGCGCGCAAGCGCGCCGACGGCGCGACCTTCTTCCAGTTCGCGCTGCGCTATTACGGCCAGGCGCAGAACCGGCAGCGCCCGGCGCCCGGCACCGTCAACATGTGGGACGAGTACAACAAGTGGAAGCGCGAGAATCCCGAGGCGCAGGAGGCCGCATTGCGCGGCGGCCTGATCGGCTCGCCGGAAACCTTGCGCAAGAAGTTGCGGCGTTTCCGCGCCTCGCATATCGACCAGGTGATCCTGCTCAACCAGGCCGGCAAGAACACCCACGAGCACATCTGCGAGTCGCTCGAATTGTTCGGCAAGGAAGTGATGCCCGAGTTCCAGCGCGATCCCGAGCACGATGCCTGGAAGAAGGGCGTGCTTGACGGCTCGATCCAGCTCGAGGAGATCGACACCCAGGCGTTCTCGGACCGCTACGGCAAACTCGCGGTCAATGTCGGGTCGAAAGCTGCCGCGGCAGGTTGA
- a CDS encoding ATP-dependent RecD-like DNA helicase, whose protein sequence is MTTFTPHQDSALKAVADWLKAKPGQNGTPPVFRLFGYAGTGKTTLAQHIAEGVDGEVKFAAFTGKAALVMRNKGCDSASTIHSLIYRARESGVEQPSFELWDDAPASKAKLIVIDECSMVDAELGRDLMSFDCPLLVLGDPAQLPPIQGGGFFTDAEPDAMLTEVHRQAQDDPIVRMSMDIREGRELEIGRHGESEVVSRKELDPDRVMSADQVLVGRNNTRRAYNMRMRQRLKIEDPLPVAGDKLVCLRNNRKKALFNGGLWRVKARAQSKSKIITMRVMPDEDFGHKVTKVSVRGECFDGGIEGIPWEQRKPYDEFDYGYILTVHKSQGSQWDDVVLFDESFAFQDSRARWLYTGITRAAKRLSIVV, encoded by the coding sequence ATGACCACCTTTACGCCGCACCAGGACTCCGCGCTGAAAGCCGTTGCCGACTGGCTGAAAGCCAAGCCCGGCCAGAACGGGACGCCGCCGGTATTCCGCCTGTTCGGCTATGCCGGAACCGGCAAGACCACGCTCGCCCAGCACATCGCCGAGGGCGTCGACGGCGAGGTGAAATTCGCGGCCTTCACCGGCAAGGCGGCGCTGGTGATGCGCAACAAGGGTTGCGACAGCGCCTCCACGATCCATTCCCTGATCTACCGCGCCCGCGAGTCCGGCGTCGAGCAGCCGAGTTTTGAGCTGTGGGACGACGCGCCCGCATCAAAAGCGAAGCTGATCGTGATCGACGAATGCTCGATGGTCGACGCCGAGCTCGGCCGCGACCTGATGTCGTTCGACTGCCCGCTGCTGGTGCTCGGCGACCCCGCGCAATTGCCGCCGATCCAGGGCGGCGGCTTCTTCACCGATGCCGAGCCGGACGCGATGCTGACCGAAGTGCACCGCCAGGCGCAGGACGATCCGATCGTGCGGATGTCGATGGATATCCGCGAGGGCCGCGAGCTCGAGATCGGCCGCCACGGCGAGAGCGAGGTGGTCTCGCGCAAGGAGCTCGATCCGGACCGCGTGATGAGCGCCGACCAGGTGCTGGTCGGCCGCAACAACACCCGCCGCGCCTACAACATGCGGATGCGGCAGCGGCTAAAGATCGAAGATCCTCTCCCCGTCGCCGGCGACAAGCTGGTCTGCCTGCGCAACAACCGCAAGAAGGCGCTGTTCAACGGCGGGCTGTGGCGGGTCAAGGCGCGCGCGCAGTCGAAGTCCAAGATCATCACCATGCGCGTGATGCCGGACGAGGATTTCGGCCACAAGGTCACCAAGGTGTCGGTGCGCGGCGAATGCTTCGACGGCGGCATCGAGGGCATTCCGTGGGAGCAGCGCAAGCCCTATGACGAGTTCGACTACGGATACATACTGACCGTCCATAAGTCGCAGGGCTCGCAATGGGACGACGTGGTGCTGTTCGACGAGAGCTTCGCGTTCCAGGACTCGCGCGCGCGGTGGCTCTATACGGGCATCACGCGCGCGGCGAAGCGGCTGAGCATCGTGGTGTGA
- a CDS encoding helix-turn-helix domain-containing protein → MSVIKKRLSTDMLPPGLGERQRYMFFAELFEHFSNTGELDPSPAVPFRATMNSIHIGTTLLGRCNGSFTTVRRERRQVLATNDDRYCLARNTGDRASVVTHRGREFQMRPGAMVLLKLDEPFFTADGAHHKRFTNVHLPMATLRSMVTGVDDLVGRELAPGGALSLAMDYSDLLLRSPDAVDEAGFSIAAHLLDLAALGLGARGDLAAAAQRRGLRAVRLKSLLMILAKRFTEPDFSAHKLAAATGLSERYVNELLYEAGASFTMRLTELRLTKAAQLLVHDSERRISDIAFDCGFNDLSYFNRCFRRRFGLTPSAARGT, encoded by the coding sequence ATGTCCGTCATCAAGAAAAGGCTGTCGACCGACATGCTGCCGCCCGGTCTGGGCGAGCGGCAGCGCTACATGTTCTTCGCCGAACTGTTCGAGCATTTCTCCAACACCGGCGAGCTCGATCCGTCACCGGCGGTGCCGTTTCGCGCGACGATGAACTCGATCCATATCGGCACCACCCTGCTCGGCCGTTGCAACGGCAGCTTCACCACCGTACGGCGCGAGCGGCGCCAGGTGCTGGCGACCAATGACGACCGTTATTGCCTGGCGCGCAACACCGGCGATCGCGCCTCGGTCGTGACGCATCGCGGGCGCGAATTCCAGATGCGGCCGGGCGCGATGGTGCTGCTCAAGCTCGACGAGCCGTTCTTCACCGCCGACGGCGCCCACCACAAGCGCTTCACCAACGTCCATCTGCCGATGGCGACGTTGCGGTCCATGGTCACCGGGGTCGATGACCTGGTCGGCCGCGAGCTCGCGCCGGGCGGCGCGCTGTCGCTGGCGATGGACTATAGCGACCTGCTGCTGCGATCGCCCGATGCCGTCGACGAGGCCGGCTTCTCCATCGCCGCGCATCTGCTCGATCTCGCAGCCCTCGGCCTCGGCGCCCGCGGAGATCTTGCGGCCGCAGCGCAACGCCGCGGGCTTCGCGCGGTCAGGCTGAAGTCGCTGCTGATGATCCTCGCCAAGCGCTTCACCGAGCCGGATTTCTCCGCGCACAAGCTCGCCGCCGCGACGGGCCTGTCGGAGCGCTATGTCAACGAGCTGCTCTACGAGGCGGGCGCGAGCTTCACCATGCGGCTGACCGAATTGCGGTTGACGAAAGCTGCCCAATTGCTGGTCCATGACAGCGAGCGGCGGATCAGCGACATCGCCTTCGATTGCGGGTTCAACGATCTGTCCTACTTCAACCGTTGCTTCCGCCGCCGCTTCGGTCTGACGCCGTCGGCGGCGCGGGGCACGTGA
- a CDS encoding sulfonate ABC transporter substrate-binding protein, whose protein sequence is MTRLFRRWVARAVLSLSIVAATVSASYGQEKVVRIGYQKYGKLVLLKSKGSLEEKLKSVGTKVVWTEFPSGPPLLEALNVGAIDFGNTGEAPPIFAQAAGAPIQYVAYEPPAPKGEAILVPKDSPIKSVAGLRGKKVALNKGSNVHYLLVKALEKAGVKYSEIEPVFLAPADARAAFERGAVDAWVIWDPFQAAAEAATGARTVADGTGIVANYQFYFASKKFLQADPKIVELVLAQLSEVDDWAKGDIHAVAEQLAPSIGLSVPVVEVALKRQAYGIKPVTAAVIADQQQVADTFFTLGLIPKQIKISDVAWRPGT, encoded by the coding sequence ATGACGCGTTTATTTCGACGCTGGGTTGCCCGCGCAGTGCTCTCGCTCAGCATCGTCGCGGCGACCGTCAGCGCTTCCTACGGCCAGGAGAAAGTCGTCCGCATCGGCTATCAGAAATACGGCAAGCTGGTGCTCTTGAAGAGCAAGGGCTCGCTCGAGGAGAAGCTGAAATCGGTCGGCACCAAGGTGGTGTGGACCGAGTTTCCGTCCGGGCCGCCGCTGCTTGAAGCGCTCAATGTCGGCGCGATCGATTTCGGCAACACTGGCGAGGCGCCGCCGATCTTCGCGCAGGCCGCCGGTGCGCCGATCCAGTATGTCGCCTACGAGCCGCCGGCGCCGAAAGGCGAGGCGATCCTGGTGCCGAAGGACAGCCCGATCAAGTCGGTCGCCGGTCTCAGGGGCAAGAAGGTCGCGCTGAACAAGGGCTCCAACGTCCACTATCTGCTGGTGAAGGCGTTGGAGAAAGCCGGCGTCAAATATTCCGAGATCGAGCCGGTGTTCCTGGCGCCCGCCGATGCCCGCGCGGCGTTCGAGCGCGGCGCGGTCGATGCCTGGGTGATCTGGGATCCGTTCCAGGCCGCGGCGGAGGCCGCGACCGGCGCGCGCACCGTCGCCGACGGCACCGGCATCGTCGCCAACTATCAGTTCTACTTCGCCTCGAAGAAGTTCCTGCAGGCCGATCCGAAGATCGTCGAGCTCGTGCTGGCGCAGTTGAGCGAGGTCGATGACTGGGCCAAGGGCGATATCCACGCCGTCGCCGAACAGCTCGCGCCGAGCATCGGCCTGTCGGTGCCGGTGGTCGAGGTCGCGCTGAAGCGGCAGGCCTACGGCATCAAGCCGGTCACCGCCGCCGTGATCGCGGATCAACAACAGGTCGCCGACACGTTCTTCACGCTCGGCCTGATCCCCAAACAAATCAAGATTTCCGACGTCGCATGGAGGCCGGGCACGTGA
- the msrA gene encoding peptide-methionine (S)-S-oxide reductase MsrA, translating into MPKSSLSRLSLCAAAIGALAVAAFAVAPSLAAEDAVVIPAPAASAPETGIKTAVLAGGCFWGVQGVFQHTAGIVSAVSGYSGGSKANADYEKVSTGTTGHAESVEIKYDPQKISYGKILQIFFSVVHDPTQLNRQGPDSGTQYRSAIFTTSDEQKKVADAYIAQLNAAKVYNKPIVTKVGALEAFYPAEGYHQDYLTLHPSQPYIAYNDIPKVENLKKIFAENYIEKPTLVSSTKVTN; encoded by the coding sequence ATGCCCAAGAGCTCCCTCAGCCGCCTCTCGCTTTGCGCCGCCGCGATCGGCGCGCTGGCCGTTGCCGCTTTTGCCGTTGCGCCCTCGCTTGCCGCCGAGGACGCCGTGGTCATCCCGGCGCCGGCCGCGAGCGCGCCGGAAACCGGTATCAAGACCGCGGTGCTCGCCGGCGGCTGCTTCTGGGGTGTGCAGGGCGTGTTCCAGCACACCGCCGGCATCGTCAGCGCGGTGTCCGGCTACTCCGGCGGCAGCAAGGCGAATGCCGATTACGAGAAGGTGTCGACCGGCACGACCGGCCACGCCGAGTCCGTCGAAATCAAGTACGACCCGCAGAAGATCTCCTACGGCAAGATCCTGCAGATCTTCTTCTCCGTCGTGCACGACCCCACCCAGTTGAACCGCCAGGGCCCTGACTCCGGCACGCAATATCGCTCGGCGATCTTCACGACCAGCGACGAGCAGAAGAAGGTGGCGGACGCCTATATCGCCCAGCTCAACGCGGCCAAGGTCTACAACAAGCCGATCGTCACCAAGGTCGGCGCGCTGGAGGCGTTCTATCCGGCGGAGGGCTACCACCAGGACTATCTGACGCTGCACCCGAGCCAGCCCTATATTGCGTATAACGACATCCCGAAGGTCGAGAACCTGAAGAAGATCTTCGCGGAGAACTACATCGAGAAGCCGACGCTGGTGAGCAGCACCAAGGTCACCAACTGA
- a CDS encoding cyclic nucleotide-binding domain-containing protein, with protein sequence MHEICIRVRGKEFRVADASFSLLTGNDIETRLVRAGGIIFREGEEANELFVIKSGYVRIQVGNKTMADLPADTIFGEMALIDNEPRSATATALTDVELVPVSEKQFLFLVSQTPHFALKVMRTLAQRLRTMNKGVF encoded by the coding sequence ATGCACGAGATCTGCATCCGGGTTCGGGGAAAGGAATTTCGAGTGGCAGATGCAAGCTTCAGCCTTCTGACGGGCAACGATATCGAAACCCGCCTGGTCCGGGCCGGTGGCATTATTTTTCGCGAGGGTGAGGAGGCCAACGAGCTGTTCGTGATCAAGAGCGGCTATGTGCGCATTCAGGTCGGCAACAAGACCATGGCGGACTTGCCGGCCGACACGATCTTTGGCGAAATGGCGTTGATCGACAATGAGCCGAGGAGTGCGACCGCCACGGCGCTCACGGATGTCGAGCTCGTCCCGGTCTCGGAAAAGCAGTTCCTCTTCCTCGTGAGCCAGACGCCGCATTTTGCCCTGAAGGTGATGAGGACGCTGGCCCAGCGGCTCAGAACCATGAACAAGGGCGTGTTCTAG
- the msrB gene encoding peptide-methionine (R)-S-oxide reductase MsrB: MSDTKTDGKVRKSEAEWRKELTPMQYAVLREKATERPFTGEYEHDPRKGTYVCAGCGQPLFESDQKFDSGCGWPSFSKPAVESHVDEEHDVSHGMIRTEVLCSKCDGHLGHVFNDGPGPTGLRYCINSAALKLDEKK, from the coding sequence ATGTCCGATACCAAAACCGACGGCAAGGTCCGCAAGAGCGAGGCCGAGTGGCGCAAGGAATTGACGCCGATGCAGTACGCCGTGCTGCGGGAGAAGGCGACCGAGCGGCCCTTCACCGGCGAATACGAGCATGATCCGCGCAAGGGCACCTATGTCTGCGCCGGCTGCGGGCAGCCGCTGTTCGAGTCCGACCAGAAGTTCGATTCCGGCTGCGGCTGGCCGAGCTTCTCCAAGCCCGCGGTCGAGAGCCATGTCGACGAGGAGCACGATGTGAGCCACGGCATGATCCGCACCGAGGTGCTGTGCTCGAAATGCGACGGCCATCTCGGCCATGTCTTCAACGACGGCCCTGGCCCGACCGGCCTGCGCTACTGCATCAACTCGGCGGCGCTGAAGCTCGACGAGAAGAAGTAA
- a CDS encoding DUF5413 family protein: MKRYLIFAAIGPFIGGFLLLLMTTYQSGYWTETNGGEVAKLLVVFVKSLQYNYLFGIVPSLMFGAIDDILMHMRRITPTVRMLIVGLVAFVGAALTYASHGSESGAVQFILYGLVGFIPGVITSWLAHKYAEEQHVPATPASQH, from the coding sequence ATGAAACGCTATCTGATCTTCGCAGCCATCGGGCCGTTCATCGGCGGCTTCCTGCTGCTGCTCATGACCACCTATCAGTCCGGCTACTGGACCGAGACCAATGGCGGCGAAGTGGCGAAGCTGCTCGTCGTGTTCGTGAAGTCGCTGCAGTACAATTATCTGTTCGGCATCGTGCCGTCGCTGATGTTTGGCGCAATCGACGACATCCTGATGCACATGCGGCGGATCACGCCGACGGTGCGGATGCTGATCGTAGGTCTCGTGGCGTTCGTCGGCGCGGCGCTGACTTACGCCTCGCACGGCTCCGAAAGCGGCGCCGTGCAGTTCATCCTCTATGGGCTGGTCGGCTTCATCCCGGGCGTGATCACATCCTGGCTGGCGCACAAATATGCCGAAGAGCAGCACGTGCCGGCGACGCCGGCATCCCAGCATTAG
- a CDS encoding DUF3309 family protein, whose amino-acid sequence MSLGLILIILLLIILLGGYSGRIRGYGYGLGHSGMGLFGVILIVVVILALLDKI is encoded by the coding sequence ATGTCGCTTGGACTGATCCTCATCATCCTCCTGCTGATTATCCTGCTGGGCGGCTATAGCGGCCGCATCCGCGGCTATGGCTATGGTCTCGGCCACTCCGGAATGGGCCTTTTCGGGGTGATTTTGATCGTGGTCGTGATCCTGGCCTTGCTCGACAAGATTTAA
- a CDS encoding sulfonate ABC transporter substrate-binding protein, with product MKRREFLQLSLATAAAAALSGRARAQADAKEIRIGYQKNGVLVITRQREALENHFKPQGVSVKWVEFSSGPPMMEAMNVGSVDYGAVGDSPPIFAQAAGAAIVYAAAQPIINGSGILVPQNSAITGIADLKGKRVGFTKGSSAHNVVIQTLEKAGLTYDDITPVYLTPPDAGPAFANGGIDAWAIWDPYFAIAETRQNGRILVKSSDITKTNAFYIANRDFANRHGALLQQIVDVTTSTAAWAQAHPDDVAKSLAAVTGVPLDIQTIAARRAGFSVGPVTDDIIATQQGVADRFFKLGLIPKQIAIRDIVWRNTQT from the coding sequence ATGAAGCGTCGTGAGTTCCTCCAGCTGTCGCTTGCCACGGCCGCTGCTGCTGCACTGTCAGGGCGTGCGCGGGCCCAGGCGGACGCGAAGGAAATTCGTATCGGCTACCAGAAGAACGGCGTGCTCGTTATCACGCGCCAGCGTGAGGCCTTGGAAAATCATTTCAAGCCGCAGGGCGTCAGCGTGAAATGGGTCGAGTTCTCCTCGGGCCCGCCGATGATGGAGGCGATGAATGTCGGCAGCGTCGATTACGGCGCGGTCGGCGATTCCCCGCCGATCTTCGCACAAGCCGCGGGCGCGGCCATCGTCTATGCCGCCGCGCAGCCCATCATCAATGGGTCGGGCATCCTGGTGCCGCAGAATTCGGCAATCACAGGCATCGCCGATCTCAAGGGCAAGCGCGTCGGCTTCACGAAGGGATCCAGCGCCCACAACGTCGTGATCCAGACGCTGGAAAAGGCCGGGCTGACCTATGACGACATCACGCCGGTCTATCTGACGCCGCCGGACGCAGGTCCTGCCTTTGCCAATGGCGGCATCGACGCCTGGGCGATCTGGGATCCGTATTTCGCGATCGCCGAGACCAGGCAGAACGGCCGCATTCTGGTCAAGAGCAGCGATATCACCAAGACCAACGCGTTCTACATCGCCAACCGCGACTTCGCGAACAGGCACGGCGCCCTGCTGCAGCAGATCGTCGATGTCACGACATCGACCGCGGCCTGGGCGCAGGCGCACCCAGACGACGTCGCGAAATCGCTGGCCGCCGTCACCGGCGTCCCGCTCGATATCCAGACCATCGCGGCGAGGCGGGCCGGCTTCTCGGTCGGCCCCGTGACCGACGACATCATTGCGACCCAGCAGGGCGTCGCCGACCGCTTCTTCAAGCTCGGCCTGATCCCAAAGCAGATCGCGATTCGCGACATCGTCTGGCGCAACACCCAGACCTGA